AACGCGCTGGTGAAGAGCGCGATCGTGAGTCCGTCGGCGTGCGCGGTCGTGAGCTTCGCGACCGCGGGCACGAACGCGCTGTTCACGACGCAGTAGCCGGCGAAGGCGAGGCCGGAGGCATCGCCGCGCCGGCGCGTCAGGGACTCACTCGCGCTGCTCTCCACCCCACCCTCGCTCAGGCGCGCAGTATAGACGGCAGCCCGTCGCGCAGCAGCGCCTGGGCGGCGCGCGCGCCGTCGATCGCGGCGCTCATGATGCCGCCCGCGCTGCCCGCGCCCTCACCCACCGGGAACAGGTTCGAGAAGCCGCGCGCGCGCAGCGTCTCGGGGTCGCGCGCGATGCGCACCGGCCCCGAGCTGCGAGACTCGACGCCGACCAAGAGGCCCGACTCGGTCGCAAAGCCGGGGAGCGTGCGCTCGAATTGGCTGAGCGCCCGACGCAGGGCGTCGCGCACGAGCTCGGGCAGGAGTGAGTCGACGCGCGCGGGTCGTGTGCCGAAGCGGTAGCTCGAGCGGCCGGTCGCGGCGGACACGGCTCCCGCGAGAAAGTCGGGCGCGCGCTGCGCGGGCGCCGTGTAGTCGCTGCCGCCTGCTTCGAACGCGCGGCGCTCGAGCGCCTCCTGCAGCTCCACGCCCGCGAACGGGCCGTCGCCGAATTCGCGCGGCCCCAGCGTGGTGACCACGGCCGCGTTGGCCCACGGGGACGAGTGGCGCGAGTTGCTCATGCCGTTCGTGCACAAGAGCCCGGGCGCCGAGACACTCGCCACGATCTGTCCGCCCGGACACATGCAGAAGCTGTGCGCTCCCGGCGCGCCCGCGCCCGGCCGGCAAGTCAATGCGTAGTACGCGGGCCCGAGCGAGCGCGCCTCGGCCGAATCACCGTAGCGGCCCAGGTCGACCAGCGTCTGGGGGTGCTCGATGCGCACGCCGAGCTGGAACGGCTTGGCCTCGACGGGCAGCCCCTGCGCCGCGAGCGCGCGCCAGGTGTCGCGCGCGGAGTGACCGGGCGCGAACACGAGCGCGGCACAGGGCAGCTCGCCCGCGGGAGTCACCAGCGCCGTCACGGCGCCGCTCTCGATGCGAAGCTCGCCGACCCGCGTGCGCCAGTGGAAGCGCACGCCCGCCGACTCGAGGCGCCCGCGCAGGGCCGGCAGCACGCGGTGCAGCCGGTCGGTGCCCACGTGCGCGCGGGCGTCGTACAGGATGTCGGCAGGCGCGCCGCACGCCACGAGCTCCTCGAGCAGCGGCACCTCGAGCTCGTGCTCGACGCGCGTGTAGAGCTTGCCGTCCGAGTAAGTGCCCGCGCCGCCCTCGCCGAACAGGAGGTTGCTCTCGGGGTCGGGCACGCGCGTGCGCTGGAAACGGGCGAGGTCCCGGCCGCGCTCGCCGAGCTCTGCGCCCCGGTCGACGAGGTCGACCGGCACGCCGTTGCGAGCGAGCACGAGCGCCGCGAACAACCCGGCCGGGCCCGCGCCGAGCACGGCCACCCGCCGGCCCGCGAGCGAGGCGTGCACGCGCTCGAGCTCGATCCGGCCCGGCTCCGGCGCCGGCACGACCCGGCCCGTGCGCTCCGCGCGCGCGAGTGACTCGGAGCGGAAGCCCGCGTCGACCACGAGGTCCACGTGCACCACGAAGCGCAGCTGCCGCACGCCGCGCACGCGCCGCGCGTCGACCGACTTGCGCGCGATGCGCAGGCCGCGCAGTGCGTCGGCGGGAACTCCGGCCGCCGCGAGCGCGCGCTCGCGCAGCACCGACTCGGGCTCGCCGATGCCGAGCTCCAGGCCGAGCACGCGCCAGGTCGCCAGGGCCAAGGGACGGTCAGCGCTCGGCCGAGCGGCGGTACAGCTCGGCGACGATGCGCTCGATCGGAGTCTCTTCGAGGGTCAGGTCGGCGATCGGCGCGCGCTCGGCGAGCCAGGCGATCAGCCGCGCCGCCGGGATCCGGTCGCGGTCGAAGCGGATCACGAGCCGCGTGCGCGCGCGCTCCTCGAGCTGCGCCCCGTCGGGCAGCCCGCCCGCCGGCGCGTCCGTCTCGAAGTCGACGCTGAGCCGGCGCTCGGCGGTCACCGTGCGCCGCACGTCGTCCACCGAGCCGTCGTAGACCACGCGTCCGTGATCGATCAGGATCATGCGCGGGCAGAGTCTCTCGATGTCGGCCAGGTCGTGGGTGGTGAGCAGGATGGTCGTTCGGCGCTCACGGTTCTCGGCGGCGAGAAACTCGCGGATCGCCTCCTTCGCCACCACGTCGAGGCCGATCGTCGGCTCGTCGAGGAACAAAATGCGCGGCGCGTGCAGCAGCGCCGCGCCCAGCTCGCAGCGCATGCGTTGCCCGAGCGAAAGCTTCCGCACCGGCACGTCGAGCAGCGCGCCGACCCCCAAGAGCTCCGACAGGCGCGCGAGCTGCTCGCGGTGCTCGCGCTCCGGCGTGCCGTATACGTGACGCAGAAGTGTGTAGGACTCGATCACCGGCAGGTCCCACCACAGCTGGGTGCGCTGCCCGAACACGGCCCCCAGCCGCGCGGTGTGTGCGATCCGGTCGCGGCGGGGCTCGAGACCGCCGACCAGCGCGCGACCTCCGGACGGCTCGAGCACGCCGGTCAGCATCTTGATCGTGGTCGACTTGCCGGCGCCGTTGGGGCCGATGAAGCCCACGAACTCGCCGTCGGCGATCCGGAACGAGACACCATCGACCGCGCGCACCAGGTCGGACTGCCGTTCGACCAGGTTGCGGAACGCGCCCAGGAACCCGCGGTGGTGCCGCGCGACGCGGAAGGTCTTCTCGAGCTTCTCGACCTCGATCACGCTCAGCTCCCCGTCGACTCGTAGCGCCGCAGGCCGCGCGCAAACGCCGCCATGCCCAGGCCCATGCACGCCAGACACGCGAACGGCGACAGCCAGGGCAGCGCCACCGGCCAGCCCGCCGACTCGGTGCGGCCCAGCGCCGCCAGCGCCGGGAAGTAGTTCGCAAACGCGAGGGGCACGCCCCAGGTGATCGCGCGCCGGAACCAGTCGGCGTAGATCGACACCGGGTACGACAGCGCGGCGCTGCCGCCGTAAGTCAGGATGTTCTGCAGCTCCGACGCCTCGCCCAGCGTGTAGAAGGCGGACGCCGCGCCCAGCATGACCACGCCGGCGAAGCAGGCGATGCCCCCGAGGACTCCCAGGCCCACCCAGGCCAGTGACTCGGGCCCGAGACGCAGCGCGGCGCAGGCCAGCACCAGCACGACCAGGCCCTGCGCGATGCGCGCCAGCTTGCGCGCCTCGAATTCGTACGCCGCGACCTGCAGGATCAGCGAGCGCGGCCGCAGCAGCAGCCGGTCGAGGTCGCCGCGCAGGAGATACACCGTGAAATTCTCGAAGCCGCGCAGGGTCACCTCCACCGTGCCCCACGACGTGGCCACCATACCGTAGAGCAGCGCCAGCTCGGGGAAGCGCCAGCCGTCCAGGTGCCCGAAGTAGCGCGCGAGCACCCAGACCGGCGCGAGGTCCGACACGATCACGCCGAAGTCGATCGCGCTGCGCAGCGCGAACGAGCCGCGGTACTGCATCTGCGAGCGCAGGCCCGCCGAGGCCATGTGGAGATACAGCCGGATCGCGTCGAGCACGCTAGCCCCCCTGCGTCACGAGCCGGCGCAGGCCACGGGTCTCGAGCAGCCGACCCAGCGTCGCGAGCGCCGCTGCCCACACGACCTGGTGCAGCAGGCCGAACGCCAGCGCGCCGCCCGACAGCCGCCCTGCGAGCAGCGCCACGGGCGTGTAGAGCGTGGCTCGGAACGGCAGCGCGTCGGCCAGCCAGCGCAGTGTCTCGGGGTAGAAGTCGAGTGGCACGAACACGCCGCCCAGGAAGCTGTTCACGAACACGATCGCCGAGAGCTCTGCATTCGACGACTCGCGCCAGAACGCCGACGAAC
The Myxococcota bacterium genome window above contains:
- a CDS encoding NAD(P)/FAD-dependent oxidoreductase, with protein sequence MALATWRVLGLELGIGEPESVLRERALAAAGVPADALRGLRIARKSVDARRVRGVRQLRFVVHVDLVVDAGFRSESLARAERTGRVVPAPEPGRIELERVHASLAGRRVAVLGAGPAGLFAALVLARNGVPVDLVDRGAELGERGRDLARFQRTRVPDPESNLLFGEGGAGTYSDGKLYTRVEHELEVPLLEELVACGAPADILYDARAHVGTDRLHRVLPALRGRLESAGVRFHWRTRVGELRIESGAVTALVTPAGELPCAALVFAPGHSARDTWRALAAQGLPVEAKPFQLGVRIEHPQTLVDLGRYGDSAEARSLGPAYYALTCRPGAGAPGAHSFCMCPGGQIVASVSAPGLLCTNGMSNSRHSSPWANAAVVTTLGPREFGDGPFAGVELQEALERRAFEAGGSDYTAPAQRAPDFLAGAVSAATGRSSYRFGTRPARVDSLLPELVRDALRRALSQFERTLPGFATESGLLVGVESRSSGPVRIARDPETLRARGFSNLFPVGEGAGSAGGIMSAAIDGARAAQALLRDGLPSILRA
- a CDS encoding ATP-binding cassette domain-containing protein; protein product: MIEVEKLEKTFRVARHHRGFLGAFRNLVERQSDLVRAVDGVSFRIADGEFVGFIGPNGAGKSTTIKMLTGVLEPSGGRALVGGLEPRRDRIAHTARLGAVFGQRTQLWWDLPVIESYTLLRHVYGTPEREHREQLARLSELLGVGALLDVPVRKLSLGQRMRCELGAALLHAPRILFLDEPTIGLDVVAKEAIREFLAAENRERRTTILLTTHDLADIERLCPRMILIDHGRVVYDGSVDDVRRTVTAERRLSVDFETDAPAGGLPDGAQLEERARTRLVIRFDRDRIPAARLIAWLAERAPIADLTLEETPIERIVAELYRRSAER
- a CDS encoding ABC-2 family transporter protein, with protein sequence MLDAIRLYLHMASAGLRSQMQYRGSFALRSAIDFGVIVSDLAPVWVLARYFGHLDGWRFPELALLYGMVATSWGTVEVTLRGFENFTVYLLRGDLDRLLLRPRSLILQVAAYEFEARKLARIAQGLVVLVLACAALRLGPESLAWVGLGVLGGIACFAGVVMLGAASAFYTLGEASELQNILTYGGSAALSYPVSIYADWFRRAITWGVPLAFANYFPALAALGRTESAGWPVALPWLSPFACLACMGLGMAAFARGLRRYESTGS